From the Cryptomeria japonica chromosome 2, Sugi_1.0, whole genome shotgun sequence genome, one window contains:
- the LOC131049826 gene encoding ethylene-responsive transcription factor ERF017: protein MVNSLAKQKPQNSIEKTQPNFKGARMRKWGKWVSEVRMPNSQARIWLGSYDSPQQAARAYDCAIYCLRGSNANFNFPDSLPEIPFASSLSPAQIRAVAAKFAVEEFPKPLEFNTTFSGSESQSCAESEESIEEQNWFLLDSLLEDVESGHCSNLENFPSLGDFDFVLE from the coding sequence ATGGTTAATTCCTTGGCAAAGCAGAAACCCCAAAACAGCATAGAGAAGACGCAGCCGAATTTCAAGGGAGCGCGGATGAGAAAATGGGGGAAATGGGTTTCCGAAGTGAGAATGCCCAATTCCCAAGCTAGAATTTGGCTTGGCTCTTACGATTCTCCTCAACAGGCTGCTCGCGCTTACGATTGTGCAATTTATTGCCTCAGAGGATCGAATGCCAATTTCAATTTCCCCGATTCTCTGCCGGAAATCCCATTCGCCTCTTCGCTATCTCCCGCTCAGATTCGAGCTGTTGCAGCCAAGTTTGCTGTAGAAGAATTCCCGAAGCCGCTGGAGTTTAATACCACATTTTCCGGTTCGGAATCGCAGTCGTGTGCAGAGAGCGAAGAAAGTATAGAGGAGCAGAACTGGTTTTTGCTGGATTCACTTCTTGAAGATGTTGAGAGCGGCCATTGTTCAAATTTAGAGAATTTTCCTTCATTAGGGGATTTTGATTTTGTGCTAGAGTAA
- the LOC131049824 gene encoding ethylene-responsive transcription factor ERF017 → MVKSKPSQKQNPQNNLHQTQHFKGVRMRKWGKWVSEVRVPNSRARIWLGSYDSPQQAARAYDCAVYCLRGSQAKFNFPDSLPEIPSAFSISPTQVQSVAAKFALTAIPETLDCTAGFSGLESQSCVDEHKVSEEPDWTLLDSLLQDIESNHSLNFGDFLPPSEAAEDVDNENKEGFFSKKNR, encoded by the coding sequence ATGGTTAAAAGTAAACCCTCCCAAAAGCAGAATCCCCAAAACAACTTACACCAGACACAACATTTCAAGGGAGTGAGAATGAGAAAATGGGGGAAATGGGTTTCGGAAGTGAGAGTGCCCAATTCCAGAGCCAGAATTTGGTTGGGATCTTATGATTCGCCCCAACAGGCTGCTCGCGCTTATGACTGTGCTGTGTATTGCCTCAGAGGATCTCAAGCCAAGTTTAATTTCCCCGACTCTCTGCCAGAAATTCCATCCGCCTTTTCAATATCTCCCACACAAGTTCAATCTGTTGCGGCCAAATTTGCCTTGACTGCGATTCCAGAGACGCTGGACTGTACCGCCGGATTTTCTGGTTTGGAATCGCAGTCCTGTGTAGACGAGCACAAAGTTTCAGAGGAGCCGGATTGGACTCTTTTGGACTCACTTCTTCAAGATATTGAAAGCAACCACTCTCTAAATTTTGGGGATTTTCTTCCACCAAGCGAGGCTGCAGAGGACGTTGATAATGAAAACAAAGAgggatttttctccaaaaaaaatagATAG